A genomic stretch from Hyalangium ruber includes:
- a CDS encoding class I SAM-dependent methyltransferase, giving the protein MPSSTVPPPGSRCPLAVTTSDRDAPELARRAQQAAAEVGVPYLERTHKLSLASMLADKADVLIVLEAHAVSLVDAQGSLRFSPGLAHLRVKQLDAGVHEDMLLRIAGLSEGERVLDCTLGLGVDAQVAARLVGTSGAVTALEKSPALYLLARHGLETLSQHPRACTIQAVYADASKYLRTLPAGAFDVVLFDPMFERQRKSSVAFETLRRHADYAPLTRETLAEAQRVARRAVLIKGSRYSSDFKKLGIQPEPARPNATVLWAKLPGEGYLGTPEP; this is encoded by the coding sequence ATGCCCTCCTCGACGGTTCCGCCTCCGGGCTCCCGCTGTCCTCTGGCCGTGACGACCTCCGACCGCGACGCGCCGGAACTCGCGCGGCGTGCCCAGCAGGCGGCGGCGGAGGTCGGAGTGCCCTACCTGGAGCGCACCCATAAGCTCTCGCTCGCGTCGATGTTGGCCGACAAGGCCGACGTGCTCATCGTGCTGGAGGCCCACGCGGTCTCCCTGGTGGACGCGCAGGGCTCCCTCCGGTTCTCCCCGGGGCTGGCACACCTGCGGGTGAAACAGCTGGATGCCGGGGTCCACGAGGACATGCTCCTGCGCATCGCCGGACTGAGCGAGGGTGAGCGCGTCCTGGACTGCACGCTGGGCCTGGGCGTCGATGCGCAGGTGGCGGCGCGCCTGGTGGGCACCTCGGGAGCGGTCACCGCCCTGGAGAAGAGCCCCGCGCTCTACCTGCTCGCCCGGCACGGGCTGGAGACCCTGTCCCAGCATCCGCGCGCGTGTACCATCCAGGCGGTATACGCCGACGCGAGCAAGTACCTGCGCACGCTTCCGGCTGGAGCCTTCGACGTGGTGCTCTTCGATCCGATGTTCGAGCGCCAGCGCAAGTCCTCGGTGGCGTTCGAGACGCTGCGGCGCCACGCGGACTACGCGCCGCTCACCCGGGAGACCCTCGCGGAGGCCCAGCGCGTGGCACGCAGGGCGGTGCTCATCAAGGGCTCGCGCTACTCCAGCGACTTCAAGAAGCTGGGTATCCAGCCCGAGCCCGCCCGGCCGAATGCCACCGTGCTCTGGGCGAAGCTACCGGGCGAGGGCTACTTGGGCACCCCCGAGCCGTAA